The Xenopus tropicalis strain Nigerian chromosome 7, UCB_Xtro_10.0, whole genome shotgun sequence genome includes a region encoding these proteins:
- the pgam1 gene encoding phosphoglycerate mutase 1: protein MAAYKIVLIRHGESSWNQENRFCGWFDADLSETGQQEAKSGGQALKDAGYEFDICFTSVLKRAIRTLWIVLEGIDQMWLPVVRTWRLNERHYGGLTGLNKAETAAKHGEEQVKIWRRSFDIPPPSMDPDHDYYSIISKDRRYADLTEDQLPSCESLKDTIARALPFWNEEIVPLIKQGKRVLIAAHGNSLRGIVKHIEGMSDEAIMALNLPTGVPIIYELDKNLKPIKPMQFLGDEETVRKAMEAVAAQGKAKK from the exons ATGGCCGCTTACAAAATTGTGCTTATTCGACACGGAGAGAGCTCCTGGAACCAAGAGAATCGCTTTTGTGGATGGTTTGACGCCGACCTTAGCGAAACTGGCCAGCAAGAAGCCAAGAGTGGCGGCCAAGCTCTTAAAG ATGCTGGTTATGAGTTTGATATCTGCTTCACTTCTGTGCTCAAGCGGGCCATTCGTACATTATGGATAGTTTTAGAGGGCATTGACCAGATGTGGCTACCAGTTGTGAGAACCTGGCGTCTGAATGAGAGGCATTACGGTGGCCTAACAGGCCTCAATAAGGCGGAGACTGCTGCTAAGCATGGAGAAGAGCAGGTCAAGATTTGGAGAAGATCATTTGACATTCCCCCACCCTCCATGGATCCAGATCATGATTATTATAGCATAATCAGCAAG GATCGTCGCTATGCTGACCTGACAGAGGACCAGCTTCCAAGTTGCGAAAGTCTAAAGGATACCATTGCACGAGCCCTTCCCTTCTGGAATGAGGAGATTGTCCCACTTATTAAGCAGGGGAAGAGAGTGCTTATTGCAGCTCATGGCAACAGTCTTAGGGGAATTGTCAAACACATTGAAG GTATGTCTGATGAAGCGATCATGGCACTAAACTTGCCCACTGGCGTCCCTATCATTTATGAACTGGATAAGAACCTGAAACCTATTAAGCCTATGCAGTTCCTGGGAGATGAAGAGACTGTGCGGAAGGCCATGGAAGCTGTAGCTGCCCAAGGCAAAGCCAAGAAGTAA
- the LOC100497395 gene encoding M-phase inducer phosphatase 1-B isoform X2 — protein sequence METKHFAGLLNLSTPRPDTDIIKSSDSSYGPKIQPKKTTRRVQMRQHDENAAQPGIQKKSRMKLSDLFDSMEHINEQPRQQCEKAKVKQLAKGGNNKRYGKKGPENKRPFVNGISPQFHAAQTEDDHLIGDFSKAYCLPLERGKHQELKYISCTTLARLLRGGYQDVVQQYQIVDCRYPYEYAGGHIKGAYNLYKEEHISDTFLKNATHPKSTTLLIFHCEFSSERAPKLCRLLRNLDRNANRYPHLHYPELYILKGGYKEFYEKFKGFCEPRGYVNMLHKDFSDQLRQYHRKNKTCHIRTVRKELFKPLYSNKCTVLKKDPAKD from the exons ATGGAAACAAAACATTTTGCAG GTCTTCTGAATTTATCTACACCAAGGCCGGATACAGACATCATTAAATCAAG TGACTCATCCTATGGACCAAAGATTCAGCCG aaaaaaaccacTAGAAGAGTACAGATGAGACAACATGATGAAAATGCAGCTCAACCAGGAATACAAAAG AAATCCCGAATGAAGCTCTCAGACTTGTTTGATAGCATGGAACACATTAATGAGCAACCCAGGCAACAATGTGAGAAAGCCAAAGTGAAGCAATTAGCAAAGGGGGGCAACAACAAAAGATACGGGAAGAAAGGACCAGAAAACAAGAGACCTTTT GTGAATGGTATTAGCCCTCAGTTTCATGCAGCGCAGACTGAAGATGATCATCTTATTGGAGACTTTTCCAAA GCTTATTGCTTACCTCTGGAGAGAGGAAAACATCAGGAGCTTAAATATATTAGCTGCACCACT CTTGCCCGGCTTCTCAGAGGAGGATATCAAGATGTGGTACAGCAATACCAAATTGTGGATTGTCGATATCCATACGAATATGCTGGAGGGCACATTAAG GGAGCCTACAATTTATACAAAGAAGAGCATATCTCAGACACATTTCTGAAGAACGCCACTCATCCCAAAAGCACAACCCTCCTGATCTTCCACTGTGAATTCTCTTCAGAGAGAGCTCCAAAACT GTGCCGCTTACTAAGAAACTTGGACAGAAATGCAAACAGATATCCTCACCTGCACTATCCAGAACTCTATATTTTAAAGGGAGGATATAAGGAATTCTATGAAAAATTTAAG ggtttctgtgaACCACGGGGATATGTGAATATGTTACATAAGGACTTTAGCGATCAGCTAAGGCAATACCATCGGAAGAACAAAACATGCCACATTCGTACTGTCCGGAAAGAGCTGTTTAAGCCTCTGTATTCAAACAAATGTACTGTGTTAAAGAAAGATCCAGCAAAAGACTAG
- the LOC100497395 gene encoding M-phase inducer phosphatase 3 isoform X1 encodes MSCFVGAPELLNEGNSEYISWRNENSDSSLDEVLTFSPDLGLSPVTSLSGSMRLLNCEHRISPRRRLKLSPDSQNPSPTEPNNQPQASMETKHFAGLLNLSTPRPDTDIIKSSDSSYGPKIQPKKTTRRVQMRQHDENAAQPGIQKKSRMKLSDLFDSMEHINEQPRQQCEKAKVKQLAKGGNNKRYGKKGPENKRPFVNGISPQFHAAQTEDDHLIGDFSKAYCLPLERGKHQELKYISCTTLARLLRGGYQDVVQQYQIVDCRYPYEYAGGHIKGAYNLYKEEHISDTFLKNATHPKSTTLLIFHCEFSSERAPKLCRLLRNLDRNANRYPHLHYPELYILKGGYKEFYEKFKGFCEPRGYVNMLHKDFSDQLRQYHRKNKTCHIRTVRKELFKPLYSNKCTVLKKDPAKD; translated from the exons ATGTCGTGTTTTGTGGGAGCCCCAGAGTTACTTAATGAGGGTAACTCCGAATATATCAGCTGGAGAAATGAGAATTCAGATAGCAGCCTGGATGAAGTGCTAACCTTTTCCCCAGACCTTGGCCTGTCACCGGTCACCTCTTTATCTGGCAGCATGAGACTTCTGAATTGTGAGCACAG AATCTCTCCAAGGCGAAGGCTGAAGCTGTCTCCCGATTCTCAGAATCCAAGCCCCACCGAGCCAAACAACCAGCCTCAGGCCTCCATGGAAACAAAACATTTTGCAG GTCTTCTGAATTTATCTACACCAAGGCCGGATACAGACATCATTAAATCAAG TGACTCATCCTATGGACCAAAGATTCAGCCG aaaaaaaccacTAGAAGAGTACAGATGAGACAACATGATGAAAATGCAGCTCAACCAGGAATACAAAAG AAATCCCGAATGAAGCTCTCAGACTTGTTTGATAGCATGGAACACATTAATGAGCAACCCAGGCAACAATGTGAGAAAGCCAAAGTGAAGCAATTAGCAAAGGGGGGCAACAACAAAAGATACGGGAAGAAAGGACCAGAAAACAAGAGACCTTTT GTGAATGGTATTAGCCCTCAGTTTCATGCAGCGCAGACTGAAGATGATCATCTTATTGGAGACTTTTCCAAA GCTTATTGCTTACCTCTGGAGAGAGGAAAACATCAGGAGCTTAAATATATTAGCTGCACCACT CTTGCCCGGCTTCTCAGAGGAGGATATCAAGATGTGGTACAGCAATACCAAATTGTGGATTGTCGATATCCATACGAATATGCTGGAGGGCACATTAAG GGAGCCTACAATTTATACAAAGAAGAGCATATCTCAGACACATTTCTGAAGAACGCCACTCATCCCAAAAGCACAACCCTCCTGATCTTCCACTGTGAATTCTCTTCAGAGAGAGCTCCAAAACT GTGCCGCTTACTAAGAAACTTGGACAGAAATGCAAACAGATATCCTCACCTGCACTATCCAGAACTCTATATTTTAAAGGGAGGATATAAGGAATTCTATGAAAAATTTAAG ggtttctgtgaACCACGGGGATATGTGAATATGTTACATAAGGACTTTAGCGATCAGCTAAGGCAATACCATCGGAAGAACAAAACATGCCACATTCGTACTGTCCGGAAAGAGCTGTTTAAGCCTCTGTATTCAAACAAATGTACTGTGTTAAAGAAAGATCCAGCAAAAGACTAG